From the Ferrigenium kumadai genome, one window contains:
- the dapD gene encoding 2,3,4,5-tetrahydropyridine-2,6-dicarboxylate N-succinyltransferase, with product MNQLQQIIEQAFERRAEITPRNADAQLKEAVDTVITQLDQGKLRVAEKIDGDWVTHQWLKKAVLLSFRLEDNAFIKGGFTNYYDKVPSKFADYNSRDFREGGFRVVPPAAARKGAYIAKNVVLMPSYVNIGAYVDEGTMVDTWATVGSCAQIGKNVHLSGGVGIGGVLEPVQANPTIIGDNCFIGARSEIVEGVIVEDGAVISMGVFIGQSTKIYDRETGEVHYGRVPAGSVVVSGSLPSKDGSYSLYCAVIVKKVDAKTLGKVGINELLRGI from the coding sequence ATGAATCAATTGCAGCAAATCATCGAACAAGCCTTTGAACGCCGCGCCGAGATCACCCCGCGCAATGCTGACGCACAGCTCAAGGAAGCGGTCGACACCGTCATCACCCAGCTCGACCAAGGCAAGCTGCGCGTCGCCGAAAAGATCGATGGCGACTGGGTCACCCACCAGTGGCTGAAGAAGGCCGTGCTGCTGTCGTTCCGCCTCGAAGACAACGCCTTCATCAAGGGCGGCTTCACCAACTACTATGACAAGGTGCCGTCCAAGTTCGCCGACTACAACAGCCGCGATTTCCGCGAAGGCGGTTTCCGCGTGGTGCCTCCGGCCGCAGCGCGCAAGGGCGCATACATCGCCAAGAACGTGGTGCTGATGCCTTCCTACGTGAACATCGGCGCGTATGTCGATGAAGGCACCATGGTGGACACCTGGGCGACCGTCGGCTCCTGCGCCCAGATCGGCAAGAACGTGCACCTGTCCGGCGGCGTCGGCATCGGCGGCGTGCTGGAACCGGTGCAGGCCAACCCGACCATCATCGGCGACAACTGCTTCATCGGCGCGCGTTCCGAGATCGTCGAAGGCGTGATCGTGGAAGACGGCGCGGTGATCTCGATGGGCGTTTTCATCGGCCAGAGCACCAAGATCTACGACCGCGAGACCGGCGAGGTGCACTACGGCCGCGTTCCCGCAGGTTCCGTCGTGGTGAGCGGCAGCCTGCCCTCCAAGGACGGCAGCTATAGCCTGTACTGCGCGGTAATCGTGAAGAAGGTCGATGCGAAGACCCTGGGCAAGGTCGGCATCAACGAA
- the dapC gene encoding succinyldiaminopimelate transaminase has translation MNPDLQKLQPYPFQKLAALFREVQANPDYRPISLSIGEPKHATPQFIKDALTANLDGLANYPTTAGSDALRNTISEWLGRRYGIPLPDAKTQVLPVNGSREALFAFAQTVIDRSKNSPSVVCPNPFYQIYEGAALLAGATPYFLNNLPEDNYALNFAQLPDEVWQRTQLIYVCSPGNPTGRVMPMQEWKTLFEMSDRYGFVIASDECYSEIYFGEKKPLSALQAAQQLGRSDYRNLVVFSSLSKRSNVPGMRSGFVAGDARVLEKFALYRTYHGSAMNPVIQAASIAAWNDEAHVAENRRLYAEKFAQVVDILKPVLPVTLPDAGFYLWIRTPIADTAFAQALYRDYNVTVLPGSYLARTAQGVNPGENFVRLALVANVAETVEAAQRIARFVSSLN, from the coding sequence ATGAATCCGGATCTACAGAAACTCCAGCCCTACCCGTTCCAGAAACTCGCCGCGCTGTTCCGCGAAGTGCAAGCGAACCCGGATTACCGGCCCATCAGCCTGTCCATCGGCGAGCCGAAGCATGCCACGCCGCAGTTCATCAAGGACGCGCTGACCGCCAATCTCGACGGTCTGGCGAATTATCCCACAACCGCAGGCAGCGACGCGCTGCGCAACACCATCTCCGAGTGGCTGGGCAGGCGCTACGGCATCCCCCTGCCCGATGCGAAGACCCAGGTGTTGCCGGTGAACGGCAGCCGCGAGGCGCTGTTCGCCTTCGCGCAGACGGTGATCGACCGCAGCAAGAACAGTCCCTCCGTGGTCTGCCCCAACCCCTTCTACCAGATCTATGAAGGCGCGGCGCTGCTCGCGGGTGCGACGCCCTACTTCCTCAACAATCTGCCGGAAGACAACTATGCGCTGAACTTCGCGCAACTGCCGGATGAGGTCTGGCAACGCACGCAACTGATCTACGTGTGTTCACCGGGCAACCCGACCGGACGCGTGATGCCGATGCAGGAATGGAAGACGCTGTTCGAGATGAGCGACCGCTACGGTTTCGTCATCGCCTCGGACGAGTGTTACTCGGAGATCTATTTTGGCGAGAAAAAGCCGTTGAGCGCACTGCAAGCCGCACAGCAACTGGGGCGTAGCGATTATCGCAACCTGGTGGTGTTCTCCAGCCTGTCGAAGCGCTCCAATGTGCCGGGCATGCGCTCCGGTTTCGTCGCGGGCGATGCCAGGGTGCTCGAAAAATTCGCGCTGTACCGCACCTATCACGGTTCGGCGATGAACCCGGTGATCCAGGCCGCCAGCATCGCGGCCTGGAACGACGAAGCTCATGTTGCGGAGAACCGCCGCCTGTATGCCGAGAAGTTCGCGCAGGTGGTCGACATACTGAAACCGGTACTGCCGGTTACGCTGCCGGATGCCGGCTTCTACCTCTGGATACGCACGCCCATCGCCGACACCGCCTTCGCGCAGGCCCTGTATCGCGACTATAATGTGACCGTTTTGCCGGGCAGTTATCTTGCCCGCACTGCGCAAGGGGTAAATCCCGGAGAGAATTTCGTGCGCCTGGCGCTGGTCGCCAACGTAGCAGAGACCGTGGAGGCCGCGCAGCGCATCGCCCGTTTCGTTTCATCGCTCAACTAA